A DNA window from Oncorhynchus tshawytscha isolate Ot180627B linkage group LG13, Otsh_v2.0, whole genome shotgun sequence contains the following coding sequences:
- the LOC121838966 gene encoding splicing factor 3A subunit 2-like, with protein sequence MTHPVLEEYFFFNELDGKDLLQTPEKAFIPVKDEEPSLQYPGIPSLQYPGVEPSLQYPGVAPSLHYPGVEPSLHYPGVTPSLQYPGVAPSLHYPGVEPSLHYPGVTPSLQYPGVAPSLQYPGVTPSLHYPGVTPSLHYPGVTPSLHYPGVTPSLHYPGVTPSLHYPGVTPSLHYPGVTPSLHYPGVTPSLHYPGVPPSLHYPGVTPSLHYPGVTPSLHYPGVTPSLHYPGVTPSLHYPGVTPSLHYPGVTPSLHY encoded by the exons atgaCTCACCCCGTACTGGAGGAATACTTTTTCTTCAACGAGTTGGACggaaaggatttacttcagacgccCGAGAAGGCCTTCATCCCCGTCAAAGACGAAG AACCCAGCCTGCAGTACCCTGGTATACCCAGCCTGCAGTACCCTGGTGTAGAACCCAGCCTGCAGTACCCTGGTGTAGCACCCAGCCTGCACTACCCTGGTGTAGAACCTAGCCTGCACTACCCTGGTGTTACACCCAGCCTGCAGTACCCTGGTGTAGCACCCAGCCTGCACTACCCTGGTGTAGAACCTAGCCTGCACTACCCTGGTGTTACACCCAGCCTGCAGTACCCTGGTGTAGCACCCAGCCTGCAGTACCCTGGTGTAACACCCAGCCTGCACTACCCTGGTGTAACACCCAGCCTTCACTACCCTGGTGTAACACCCAGCCTGCACTACCCTGGTGTAACACCCAGCCTTCACTACCCTGGTGTAACACCCAGCCTGCACTACCCTGGTGTAACACCCAGCCTGCACTACCCTGGTGTAACACCCAGCCTTCACTACCCTGGTGTAACACCCAGCCTTCACTACCCTGGTGTGCCACCCAGCCTACACTACCCTGGTGTAACACCCAGCCTTCACTACCCTGGTGTAACACCCAGCCTTCACTACCCTGGTGTAACACCCAGCCTGCACTACCCTGGTGTAACACCCAGCCTTCACTACCCTGGTGTAACACCCAGCCTGCACTACCCTGGTGTAACACCCAGCCTGCACTACTAA